Proteins from a single region of Cupriavidus sp. MP-37:
- a CDS encoding alginate export family protein — MADHHALALALIAVSGAALAQAPADAPAYKSLRYEEDYRFLQSPATASPRRDFWDPVKYIPLGAPDTYLTLGGEIRERFEHYSAPNFGTPGREADGYLLHRILLHADLHAGERLRAFVQFGNQLAAGKDVAVPPYEDRLDLQQAFFDARLPVSGTAAADPTLRVGRQEMAFGAQRLVSVRDAPNVRRAFDGVRLGGQASDVRIDAFATRPVLLKAGNFDDHPNHAQGFWGVYTTWPRSFVPASGVDLYYLGFENSRALYSIGAGVERRHSVGGRIFGSRGRWDWDWEALAQFGSFGRQELRAWGFSTDTGYAFAVGGWNARAGVKATAGSGDRNAADGKLGTYGGLFPKLAYFNQAGLLGASNVLDLQPSLTLRPTASLRLTVSWDFIWRQTTGDAIYTATAVPIAGTAGRPGRYTGSQLAFDVFWQVDRHVTVNAGLVHVQVAPVLSTAGGRNTNFTYLSAAYTF, encoded by the coding sequence TTGGCAGACCACCACGCGCTTGCCCTCGCCCTGATCGCCGTCTCCGGTGCCGCGCTGGCGCAGGCACCGGCCGATGCGCCTGCCTACAAGTCCCTGCGCTACGAGGAGGACTATCGCTTCCTGCAATCGCCCGCCACGGCTTCCCCGCGCAGGGACTTCTGGGATCCGGTCAAGTACATCCCGCTTGGCGCGCCGGACACCTACCTGACTCTTGGCGGCGAGATCCGCGAACGCTTCGAGCACTATTCCGCGCCGAACTTCGGCACGCCGGGCCGCGAGGCCGATGGCTACCTGCTGCATCGCATCCTGTTGCACGCCGACCTGCATGCGGGCGAGCGCCTGCGTGCCTTCGTCCAGTTCGGCAATCAGCTCGCCGCTGGCAAGGATGTGGCCGTGCCTCCGTATGAAGACCGGCTGGACCTGCAGCAGGCGTTTTTCGATGCGCGCCTGCCGGTGTCGGGCACTGCGGCGGCGGACCCCACGCTGCGCGTGGGCCGGCAGGAAATGGCGTTCGGCGCCCAGCGCCTGGTCTCCGTGCGCGACGCCCCGAACGTGCGCCGCGCCTTCGACGGCGTTCGCCTCGGCGGCCAGGCCAGCGACGTCCGCATCGATGCCTTCGCCACCCGGCCGGTGCTGCTCAAGGCGGGCAACTTCGACGACCACCCCAATCACGCGCAGGGTTTCTGGGGCGTGTACACGACATGGCCGCGCAGCTTCGTGCCGGCATCCGGCGTCGATCTCTATTACCTGGGCTTCGAGAACAGCCGCGCGCTGTACAGCATCGGCGCCGGCGTGGAGCGCCGCCATTCCGTGGGCGGGCGCATCTTCGGCAGCCGCGGCCGGTGGGACTGGGACTGGGAGGCGCTGGCGCAGTTCGGCAGCTTCGGCCGGCAAGAGCTGCGCGCGTGGGGCTTCTCGACGGACACGGGCTATGCCTTCGCCGTGGGCGGATGGAACGCGCGCGCCGGGGTCAAGGCCACCGCGGGCAGCGGCGACCGGAATGCCGCGGACGGCAAGCTCGGCACCTACGGCGGGCTCTTTCCCAAGCTGGCCTACTTCAACCAGGCCGGACTGCTTGGCGCCTCCAATGTGCTGGACCTGCAGCCGTCGCTGACGCTCAGGCCCACAGCATCGCTACGCTTGACCGTGTCGTGGGACTTCATCTGGCGCCAGACCACCGGCGACGCCATCTATACCGCGACCGCCGTCCCCATCGCCGGCACGGCAGGCCGCCCCGGCCGCTATACCGGCAGCCAGCTGGCCTTCGACGTGTTCTGGCAAGTCGACCGGCATGTCACCGTCAACGCCGGGCTGGTGCATGTGCAGGTGGCGCCGGTGCTGAGCACGGCGGGCGGGCGCAACACGAACTTCACTTATCTGTCGGCGGCCTATACCTTTTGA
- a CDS encoding cupin domain-containing protein translates to MSRHSNDPTAPAGRGQCQSIDLLGKIAQIDGHWQPRVVAEMNDYQFKVVKVEGDFQWHRHADTDETFIVLEGELRIDVRQGPSGDASIVLRAGQMAVVPKGVEHKPCASAEAKLLLIEPRGVVNTGDGPAGARTVENDQWI, encoded by the coding sequence ATGTCCCGACACTCGAACGATCCCACCGCGCCGGCCGGCCGGGGCCAGTGCCAGAGCATTGACCTGCTCGGCAAGATCGCGCAGATCGACGGTCACTGGCAACCGCGCGTCGTCGCGGAAATGAACGACTATCAGTTCAAGGTGGTGAAGGTCGAAGGCGACTTCCAGTGGCACCGGCATGCCGACACCGATGAAACCTTTATCGTCCTCGAAGGCGAGTTGCGCATCGATGTCCGGCAGGGGCCGTCCGGCGACGCTTCGATCGTGCTGCGGGCCGGGCAGATGGCGGTGGTGCCGAAGGGCGTCGAGCACAAGCCCTGCGCCAGCGCGGAAGCCAAGCTGCTGCTGATCGAGCCGCGCGGCGTGGTGAACACGGGCGACGGTCCGGCGGGCGCGCGTACCGTTGAGAACGACCAGTGGATTTGA
- a CDS encoding amidohydrolase, with product MKKAIRISLLALGAGMALGLPAHAAPTLVESVQGYTLQQDKVTRFTGLVFDQGKVLATGDAAALRAQYPGAQRIDGQGKTLLPGLIDAHGHVFRLGFKTTEISLSGTRTLAEAQGMIRAYGDKNPQRKWLLGYGWNQVNWKLGRFPTAAELDAAVSDRPVRLVRVDGHAAWLNTKALQAAGITRDTKDPAGGRIERDASGNPTGVLVDKAMALVNNVIPPYSDDDRRAALAAALAHMNALGLTAAGDAGVTVAEDRIYREFADQGKLTTRIYGMIRDTGDDFKTLSAKGPLSGYGNDRYYLRAVKLYGDGALGSRGAALMAPYSDDHVHSGLLFMSDAAMQAAVKTAIKAGYQVNIHAIGDATNHQVLDAMEAAYKEVGGRQLRNRVEHAQVIALPDIPRFKSLDLIASMQPTHATSDMNMAEDRVGKDRIKGAYAWQTLLKQGTVIAGGSDFPVESANPFYGLHAAVTRTDHEGRPIKGWHPEEAMTLAQAFRAFTLDAAYAEHQEKTLGSLEPGKWADFILVDQDLFKVKPADIWKTQVLETWVAGERVYVKDGKR from the coding sequence TTGAAGAAAGCAATCCGCATCAGCCTGCTGGCACTTGGCGCCGGCATGGCCCTGGGCCTGCCCGCGCACGCCGCGCCCACGCTGGTGGAGTCGGTGCAGGGCTATACCCTGCAGCAGGACAAGGTCACCCGCTTCACCGGGCTGGTATTCGACCAGGGCAAGGTGCTGGCCACCGGCGACGCCGCCGCCCTGCGCGCGCAGTACCCCGGCGCACAGCGCATCGACGGCCAGGGCAAGACCCTGCTGCCGGGCCTGATCGATGCCCACGGCCATGTGTTCCGCCTGGGCTTCAAGACCACCGAGATCTCGCTGTCGGGCACGCGCACGCTGGCCGAGGCCCAGGGCATGATCCGCGCCTATGGCGACAAGAACCCACAGCGCAAGTGGCTGCTGGGCTATGGCTGGAACCAGGTCAACTGGAAGCTGGGCCGCTTCCCGACCGCGGCCGAGCTTGACGCCGCGGTGTCGGACCGCCCGGTGCGGCTGGTGCGCGTCGACGGCCACGCCGCGTGGCTGAACACCAAGGCGCTGCAAGCGGCCGGCATCACGCGCGATACCAAGGATCCGGCCGGCGGACGCATCGAGCGCGATGCCAGCGGCAACCCCACCGGCGTGCTGGTCGACAAGGCCATGGCGCTGGTCAACAACGTGATCCCGCCGTACAGCGACGACGACCGCCGCGCCGCGCTCGCCGCCGCGCTGGCGCACATGAACGCGCTCGGCCTGACCGCCGCGGGCGACGCCGGCGTGACCGTCGCCGAAGACCGGATCTACCGCGAATTCGCCGACCAGGGCAAGCTGACCACCCGCATCTACGGCATGATCCGCGACACCGGCGACGACTTCAAGACGCTGTCGGCCAAGGGGCCGCTGTCGGGCTACGGCAATGACCGCTACTACCTGCGCGCGGTCAAGCTGTACGGCGATGGCGCGCTCGGCAGCCGCGGCGCCGCGCTGATGGCACCGTATTCGGACGACCACGTGCACAGCGGCCTGCTGTTCATGAGCGATGCCGCGATGCAGGCCGCCGTCAAGACCGCGATCAAGGCCGGCTACCAGGTCAACATCCACGCCATCGGCGACGCCACCAACCACCAGGTGCTGGACGCCATGGAAGCGGCGTACAAGGAGGTGGGCGGGCGCCAGCTGCGCAACCGCGTCGAGCACGCACAGGTGATCGCGCTGCCGGACATCCCGCGCTTCAAGTCCCTCGACCTGATCGCGTCGATGCAACCCACGCACGCGACCAGCGACATGAACATGGCCGAGGACCGCGTCGGCAAGGACCGCATCAAGGGCGCCTACGCGTGGCAGACCCTGCTCAAGCAAGGCACGGTGATCGCGGGCGGCTCCGACTTCCCGGTGGAATCGGCCAACCCGTTCTACGGCCTGCACGCGGCCGTCACCCGCACCGACCATGAAGGCCGCCCGATCAAAGGCTGGCATCCGGAAGAAGCGATGACGCTGGCGCAGGCGTTCCGCGCCTTCACGCTGGACGCGGCCTACGCCGAACACCAGGAGAAAACGCTGGGCTCGCTCGAGCCGGGCAAGTGGGCGGACTTTATCCTGGTCGACCAGGACCTGTTCAAGGTCAAGCCTGCCGATATCTGGAAGACGCAGGTGCTGGAAACGTGGGTGGCCGGGGAACGTGTTTATGTGAAGGACGGCAAGCGGTGA
- a CDS encoding amino acid permease, whose amino-acid sequence MSSQPSQPSSAGAAAPTLRRTLRARHLTMIAIGGSIGTGLFVASGATIAQAGPGGALAAYVLIGAMVYFLMTSLGELAAYMPVSGSFATYGARYVDEGFGFALGWNYWYNWAVTIAVELAAAQLVMQYWFPDTPGVLWSALFLGLMFALNAISVRGFGEAEYWCALVKVVTVIAFIGIGTLMIFGILRGDMSASHGLANLTTGDAPFVGGLPALIGVAMIAGFSFQGTELIGVAAGESADPAKNIPRAVRQVFWRILLFYVLAILIIGILIPYTDPSLLKSDVQTVGVSPFTLVFRHAGLAFAAGVMNAVILTAVLSAGNSGMYASTRMLYNLATEGRAPRVFARLTRNGVPLVALLATTAVGALCFLTSLFESKSVYLWLLNLSGMTGFIAWLGIAVSHYRFRKGFVAQGHDLNRLPYRSPFFPYGPIFAFGLCLVVTLGQNYQAFTSGKIDWVSVAATYIGIPIFLLIWLGYRVARKTRFVPYAEMEFPALPARDAAVTRTAVPAAGE is encoded by the coding sequence ATGTCGAGCCAACCTTCCCAGCCTTCCTCCGCCGGCGCAGCCGCGCCCACCTTGCGCCGCACCCTGCGCGCACGCCATCTCACCATGATCGCCATCGGCGGCTCCATCGGCACGGGACTGTTCGTCGCCTCGGGGGCCACCATCGCGCAAGCCGGGCCCGGCGGCGCGCTGGCCGCCTATGTCCTGATCGGCGCGATGGTCTATTTCCTGATGACCAGCCTGGGCGAACTGGCTGCCTACATGCCGGTGTCGGGCTCGTTCGCCACCTATGGCGCGCGCTATGTCGACGAGGGCTTCGGCTTCGCGCTGGGCTGGAACTACTGGTACAACTGGGCCGTGACCATCGCGGTGGAACTGGCCGCGGCGCAGCTGGTGATGCAGTACTGGTTCCCGGACACGCCCGGCGTGCTGTGGAGCGCGCTGTTCCTTGGCCTGATGTTCGCGCTCAATGCGATCTCGGTGCGCGGCTTCGGCGAGGCCGAATACTGGTGCGCGCTGGTCAAGGTAGTGACGGTGATCGCCTTTATCGGCATCGGCACGCTGATGATCTTCGGCATCCTGCGCGGCGACATGTCGGCCAGCCACGGCCTGGCCAACCTGACCACCGGCGATGCGCCCTTCGTCGGCGGGCTGCCGGCGCTGATCGGCGTGGCCATGATTGCCGGGTTCTCGTTCCAGGGCACCGAGCTGATCGGCGTCGCCGCCGGCGAATCGGCCGATCCGGCCAAGAACATCCCGCGCGCGGTGCGCCAGGTGTTCTGGCGCATCCTGCTGTTCTATGTGCTGGCGATCCTGATCATCGGCATCCTGATTCCCTACACCGACCCCAGCCTGCTCAAGAGCGACGTGCAGACCGTGGGCGTGAGCCCGTTCACGCTGGTGTTCCGTCATGCGGGCCTGGCCTTTGCCGCCGGCGTGATGAACGCGGTGATCCTGACCGCCGTGCTGTCGGCGGGCAACTCCGGCATGTATGCCTCGACCCGCATGCTGTACAACCTGGCCACCGAGGGCCGCGCGCCGCGCGTGTTTGCGCGGCTGACGCGCAACGGCGTGCCGCTGGTGGCGCTGCTGGCCACCACCGCGGTCGGCGCGCTGTGCTTCCTGACCTCGCTGTTCGAAAGCAAGTCGGTGTACCTGTGGCTGCTGAACCTGTCGGGCATGACCGGCTTCATTGCCTGGCTCGGCATCGCCGTCAGCCATTACCGCTTCCGCAAGGGCTTTGTCGCCCAGGGGCATGACCTGAACCGCCTGCCCTATCGCTCGCCGTTCTTTCCGTACGGGCCGATCTTCGCCTTCGGGCTGTGCCTGGTGGTGACGCTGGGCCAGAACTACCAGGCCTTTACCAGCGGCAAGATCGACTGGGTCAGCGTGGCCGCCACTTACATCGGCATTCCGATCTTCCTGCTGATCTGGCTGGGCTACCGCGTGGCGCGCAAGACGCGCTTCGTGCCCTACGCCGAAATGGAATTCCCCGCGCTGCCGGCCCGCGATGCCGCCGTAACGCGCACCGCCGTGCCGGCGGCCGGTGAATAG
- a CDS encoding phospholipase D family protein, with the protein MFQTHSDVPFDARRPMTAGCAGAGWCRRAGRLAAIALAGVLGTAVLGGCASLPAQAERTPSSAPANTGDTPLGKVLAPRLAKRPGESLFYPLQSGPDALAARLAMARAAQRSLDLQTYIFEPTGTGAAVLGDILDAADRGVRVRMLLDDLHTGGLDKVLSAIDSHPNIEVRLFNPFANRSVRWLEMLTSFKRLDRRMHNKSMTVDNQITLLGGRNVGDAYFSARTDMDFSDLDVLVAGPAVPQVSAVFDEYWNDTSSYPVVALIPAGKEAPVEMRSLRKRLEARGDQAVASPYVQELLDSGLARGIESGHMPGYYGKAVVVSDKAAKITHQTHDDPGHATARLEKMISGAQKEVLLISPYFVPDDDGEAWLIALARRGIRVRILTNSFAATDVSPVHAGYAPHRQALVAAGIELYELKPSAYAELANRGKAARGSRSRAWLSSSRASLHAKNYIVDRRLVFIGSLNMDPRSAKLNTEMGVVLDSPALAERMTRSTEDGLLDMAYCVGLQTDGDGGNPRLTWTTREKGQLVVYDREPGMGPLQHLGIGVLRVLPIKEEL; encoded by the coding sequence ATGTTCCAGACGCACAGCGATGTTCCGTTCGACGCCCGGCGGCCGATGACCGCGGGGTGCGCCGGCGCAGGCTGGTGCCGGCGCGCGGGCCGGCTGGCCGCGATCGCGCTGGCCGGTGTGCTCGGCACCGCGGTGCTGGGCGGCTGCGCCAGCCTGCCGGCGCAGGCGGAGCGCACCCCCTCGAGCGCGCCGGCGAATACCGGCGACACGCCGCTGGGCAAGGTGCTGGCGCCGCGCCTGGCCAAGCGTCCGGGCGAGTCGCTGTTCTACCCGCTCCAGTCCGGGCCCGACGCGCTGGCGGCGCGGCTGGCGATGGCGCGCGCGGCGCAGCGCAGCCTGGACCTGCAGACCTATATCTTCGAGCCGACCGGCACCGGCGCCGCCGTGCTGGGCGACATCCTGGACGCGGCCGACCGCGGCGTGCGCGTGCGCATGCTGCTCGATGACCTGCATACCGGCGGCCTCGACAAGGTCCTGTCGGCGATCGACTCGCATCCCAATATCGAGGTGCGCCTGTTCAACCCGTTCGCCAACCGCAGCGTGCGCTGGCTGGAAATGCTGACGAGCTTCAAGCGCCTGGACCGGCGCATGCACAACAAGTCGATGACGGTGGACAACCAGATCACGCTGCTGGGCGGGCGCAATGTCGGCGACGCGTACTTCTCGGCGCGCACCGACATGGACTTCAGCGACCTCGACGTGCTGGTGGCCGGGCCGGCGGTGCCGCAAGTTTCCGCGGTGTTCGACGAGTACTGGAACGACACGTCATCCTATCCCGTGGTGGCGCTGATCCCCGCAGGCAAGGAAGCGCCGGTGGAGATGCGCAGCCTGCGCAAGCGGCTGGAGGCGCGCGGCGACCAGGCCGTGGCCAGCCCCTACGTGCAGGAGCTGCTGGATTCGGGCCTGGCCAGGGGGATAGAGAGCGGCCATATGCCCGGCTACTACGGCAAGGCCGTGGTGGTGTCCGACAAGGCGGCCAAGATCACCCACCAGACCCACGACGACCCCGGGCACGCCACCGCCCGGCTGGAGAAGATGATCAGCGGCGCGCAGAAGGAGGTGCTGCTGATCTCGCCCTACTTCGTGCCGGACGACGACGGCGAAGCCTGGCTGATCGCGCTGGCGCGGCGCGGCATCCGCGTGCGCATCCTGACCAACTCGTTTGCCGCCACCGACGTCAGTCCGGTGCACGCGGGCTACGCGCCGCACCGCCAGGCGCTGGTGGCCGCCGGCATCGAGCTGTACGAGCTCAAGCCCAGCGCCTATGCCGAGCTGGCCAACCGCGGCAAGGCCGCGCGCGGTTCGCGCTCGCGCGCCTGGCTGTCGTCCAGCCGCGCCAGCCTGCACGCCAAGAACTACATCGTCGACCGGCGCCTGGTGTTTATCGGCTCGCTCAACATGGACCCGCGCTCGGCCAAGCTGAACACCGAGATGGGCGTGGTGCTCGACAGCCCGGCACTGGCCGAACGCATGACCCGGTCCACCGAGGACGGCCTGCTCGACATGGCCTACTGCGTCGGGCTGCAGACCGATGGCGACGGCGGCAACCCGCGCCTGACCTGGACCACGCGCGAGAAGGGACAGCTGGTGGTGTACGAC